Proteins from one Holophagales bacterium genomic window:
- a CDS encoding NAD(P)/FAD-dependent oxidoreductase, with translation MRPLGRTRSPGRRGEQPRPLLQPLRHRPVRSARPGGRRRPVLRLAAADRPAGGVRPLGLGPPGAEARAEAGPRAARDGERGGDRRDPRRTRPGTGLPPGRPRQAPSRFDPARGHARARAVVGPGRPARAGSLARRPRAPRPGGGRPRGGGRVDARSRPSRRGGRWRGRLRPGPRPGARPVQRIPPRGPAPGAQPPGREPRGRHRPGARGGPRRGRAAPRGPPRDLPCLPEPGRSRRAVRTARRRRPGCPRPSRRGDPSLRHLPSRGPLRARRGPRRRAGARTPRCGACPRVRSGAAPPRALCPRHRPLPRPPRRPAGTRVRPGAPSAGRAGGGRNRASSRDRHGPGRPSRAPIRRLPLVPCLSRISPRHRCARRRPGGTVTSPEPRRTRIVVVGGGFAGLTLVRALRGAPVDVTLVDRRNFHLFQPLLYQVATGGLSPANIATPLRALVKRQPNVRVVLAGATGVDVGGRRLLLEGGELPYDTLVLATGARHSYFGRPEWEARAPGLKTLEDATGIRARILSAFEAAEREEDEARRRAQLTFVVVGAGPTGAELAGALAEIARHTLRDEFRRIDPSAARILLVEGSDRVLGAYASALSARAARDLARLGVEVRTETLVTDIREDGVTLRRGEEQEVVKARTVLWAAGVEGSPLGRALAAAAGARTDRAGRVVVEPDLTLPGHPELFVVGDLALFTHQTGKPLPGVAPVAMQQGRHVARTIRARLAGRAGEPFRYADKGSMATIGRASAIAEVAGLRFGGYLAWLAWLFIHLLYIVQFGNRVLVLVQWAWSYLTWAKSARLITYPAAETPSPPLAGTSAHE, from the coding sequence ATGCGCCCTCTCGGGCGCACCCGTTCTCCAGGCCGACGCGGAGAGCAGCCTCGACCGCTACTGCAACCTCTTCGCCATCGTCCAGTTCGCAGCGCTCGACCTGGGGGACGACGAAGACCCGTCCTTCGTCTCGCGGCAGCGGATCGGCCTGCTGGCGGAGTTCGCCCGCTCGGCCTCGGCCCCCCCGGAGCTGAGGCTCGAGCTGAAGCTGGGCCGCGCGCTGCGCGGGACGGCGAACGAGGAGGAGATCGTCGAGATCCTCGGCGCACGCGACCTGGCACCGGCCTTCCGCCGGGTCGTCCTCGGCAAGCTCCCTCCCGGTTCGACCCGGCTCGCGGCCACGCTCGAGCGCGAGCTGTCGTCGGGCCGGGTCGCCCCGCCCGAGCGGGAAGCCTGGCTCGACGCCCTCGCGCGCCTCGACCCGGCGGCGGGAGACCGCGTGGCGGCGGACGCGTGGACGCGCGGTCTCGTCCCTCTCGACGCGGAGGACGGTGGCGCGGGCGCCTTCGCCCGGGCCCTCGACCCGGAGCGCGTCCGGTCCAGCGAATCCCTCCGCGCGGCCCTGCGCCGGGCGCGCAGCCTCCCGGCCGCGAGCCTCGAGGCCGCCACCGCCCTGGCGCGCGCGGCGGACCCCGGCGCGGCCGCGCCGCTCCTCGCGGCCCTCCTCGAGACCTGCCCTGCCTGCCAGAGCCCGGCCGCTCTCGCCGCGCTGTTCGGACCGCTCGGCGAAGAAGGCCTGGATGCCCTCGCCCGTCTCGCCGAGGCGACCCTTCCCTTCGGCACCTCCCCTCTCGAGGCCCTCTTCGAGCTCGACGAGGCCCGCGCCGAAGAGCTGGGGCGCGCACACCTCGCTGTGGCGCTTGCCCGAGGGTGCGTTCCGGAGCCGCTCCTCCCCGCGCTCTTTGCCCACGGCATCGACCCCTTCCCCGACCTCCTCGCCGCCCTGCAGGAACGCGGGTGCGACCGGGCGCGCCTTCGGCCGGGCGAGCCGGTGGCGGCCGGAATCGCGCGAGCAGCCGGGACCGACACGGGCCAGGCCGCCCGTCGCGCGCTCCAATCCGCCGGCTCCCCCTCGTGCCGTGCCTCTCTCGCATCTCTCCTCGGCATCGCTGCGCACGACGGCGACCCGGAGGAACCGTGACGTCGCCCGAGCCTCGCCGGACCCGGATCGTCGTCGTCGGAGGGGGCTTCGCCGGCCTCACCCTCGTCCGCGCGCTGCGCGGCGCGCCGGTCGACGTGACGCTCGTCGACCGGCGCAACTTCCACCTCTTCCAGCCGCTCCTCTACCAGGTGGCGACGGGAGGCCTCTCTCCCGCAAACATCGCCACGCCGCTGCGCGCCCTCGTGAAGCGGCAGCCGAACGTCCGGGTCGTCCTCGCCGGGGCGACCGGCGTCGACGTGGGCGGCCGCCGGCTGCTGCTCGAAGGCGGGGAGCTGCCGTACGACACCCTCGTCCTGGCGACGGGCGCGCGGCACTCCTACTTCGGCCGTCCCGAGTGGGAGGCGCGCGCCCCGGGCCTGAAGACCCTGGAGGACGCGACGGGCATTCGCGCCCGCATCCTCTCGGCCTTCGAGGCGGCCGAGCGGGAGGAGGACGAAGCGCGGCGGCGCGCGCAGCTCACGTTCGTGGTCGTGGGTGCGGGACCCACGGGGGCGGAGCTGGCGGGGGCCCTCGCCGAGATCGCCCGGCACACGCTCCGGGACGAGTTCCGGCGAATCGACCCCTCCGCGGCGCGGATCCTCCTCGTCGAGGGGAGCGACCGCGTCCTGGGCGCCTACGCCTCCGCCCTCTCCGCCCGTGCCGCTCGCGACCTGGCCCGGCTCGGTGTCGAGGTCCGCACGGAGACCCTCGTGACGGACATCCGCGAGGACGGCGTCACCCTCCGGCGTGGCGAGGAGCAGGAGGTCGTGAAGGCGCGGACGGTCCTCTGGGCCGCGGGGGTCGAGGGCTCTCCTCTCGGGCGCGCCCTCGCCGCGGCGGCGGGCGCCAGAACGGACCGCGCGGGGCGGGTCGTCGTCGAGCCCGACCTGACGCTTCCAGGGCACCCGGAGCTCTTCGTGGTCGGCGACCTCGCCCTCTTCACGCACCAGACGGGCAAGCCGCTCCCCGGCGTCGCCCCGGTCGCGATGCAGCAGGGGCGGCACGTGGCGCGGACGATCCGGGCGCGGCTCGCGGGGCGTGCCGGCGAGCCGTTCCGGTACGCCGACAAGGGGAGCATGGCGACGATCGGGAGGGCCTCGGCGATCGCCGAGGTCGCGGGGCTGAGGTTCGGCGGGTACCTCGCCTGGCTCGCCTGGCTCTTCATCCACCTCCTCTACATCGTCCAGTTCGGCAACCGGGTCCTCGTCCTCGTCCAGTGGGCCTGGAGCTATCTCACGTGGGCAAAGTCGGCCCGCCTGATCACTTACCCCGCCGCGGAGACCCCGTCTCCACCCCTGGCGGGAACTTCCGCGCACGAGTGA